A section of the Styela clava chromosome 9, kaStyClav1.hap1.2, whole genome shotgun sequence genome encodes:
- the LOC120336792 gene encoding E3 SUMO-protein ligase ZBED1-like, giving the protein MMNRKSPVWRHFTPPAKDDDERQYVVCKRCGDKLSYHATTSNLLAHIKRRHVTICLNPDNRSDLDESSSKQSKLELIRPILPAQQEKITSLVVDFIVKDMRPLSTIEGTHFKRLMGHVAPNYSLPSRRTITRRVEEEYCEKKMELKRVLENIKHMSLTFDAWTSVKMEAYLGITAHYVDAKFNLCSCVLSVKPLDDRHTAKNICEWVEEVLNDFGVSPHAVCAAVSDNGSNMKAAKDIFHEKFGWASVACAAHTLQLCLNKGLGINGIEKPLAAARRLVQHFKRSELATSALGKKCEEMKLTSKRLIMDVSTRWNSTYNMLVRLQELQWPILAILGNKNITNATKASALTIKPGDWEIFKQLIPVLEPFAEATDLLGGEKYVSISIKNPYIKGLKKHLSREKDDELLVIRQFRQKVKGEMEERFPIDLNDISSKAMALDPRYKLRGLRTVESLQLKSAIELELTVLFEQTVVEKAEPSSSSVQQSTSIISLAFESSESDDSADTEVPVVANEVNKFFSSKVLSECSNPLTWWKEQHANYPNLSKLVDKYMCVTATSTPSERLFSAAGNTATELRLSLTGSHVEALVFLKCNSDI; this is encoded by the exons ATGATGAATAGGAAATCTCCCGTTTGGCGCCACTTTACTCCCCCAGCCAAAGACGATGACGAACGCCAGTACGTCGTGTGCAAGAGATGCGGAGACAAACTTAGTTACCATGCTACCACTAGTAATCTATTAGCCCATATTAAAAGAAGGCATGTAACTATTTGTTTGAACCCTGATAATCGAAGTGATTTGGACGAGTCCTCCAGTAAACAGTCCAAATTGGAACTTATTCGTCCCATCCTCCCTGCTCAGCAAGAAAAGATTACTTCTCTAGTTGTGGATTTTATTGTAAAGGATATGCGCCCGCTCAGCACAATAGAAGGAACACATTTCAAGCGCTTAATGGGACATGTTGCACCAAATTATTCACTGCCATCCAGGAGGACCATAACACGACGTGTAGAGGAAGAATATTGTGAAAAAAAGATGGAGCTTAAGAGAGTTCTTGAAAACATTAAGCATATGAGCTTGACTTTCGATGCTTGGACTAGTGTGAAAATGGAAGCATATTTGGGCATTACAGCCCATTATGTTGATGCCAAATTTAATCTGTGTTCATGTGTGTTAAGTGTGAAACCTTTGGATGATAGACatactgcaaaaaatatttgtgagtGGGTAGAAGAAGTTCTCAATGACTTTGGTGTTAGTCCTCACGCTGTCTGTGCAGCAGTAAGCGATAATGGATCTAATATGAAGGCAGCCaaagatatttttcatgaaaaatttgGTTGGGCTAGTGTTGCTTGTGCAGCGCACACTCTCCAACTTTGTTTAAACAAAGGATTGGGAATAAACGGCATAGAAAAACCTCTTGCAGCAGCTCGACGACTAGTGCAACATTTTAAGAGAAGTGAATTGGCAACCAGTGCACTGGGGAAAAAGTGTGAGGAAATGAAGCTCACCTCCAAAAGACTCATAATGGATGTATCCACAAGGTGGAACAGTACTTACAACATGCTTGTAAGGTTGCAGGAATTGCAATGGCCAATTTTGGCTATacttggaaataaaaatatcacaaatgccACCAAAGCCTCCGCTCTTACAATCAAGCCTGGGGACTGGGAGATTTTCAAGCAGTTGATTCCAGTACTTGAACCTTTTGCAGAGGCTACTGATCTTTTAGGAGGCGAAAAATATGTCTCGATATCGATAAAGAATCCATACATCAAGGGATTGAAAAAACATCTGTCACGCGAGAAAGATGATGAACTTTTGGTAATCCGGCAGTTCAGACAAAAAGTAAAAGGCGAAATGGAGGAGCGATTTCCTATTGATCTTAATGATATCAGCTCGAAGGCAATGGCTCTGGATCCCAGATATAAACTGCGGGGACTTCGTACTGTGGAGTCACTTCAG CTCAAAAGTGCAATCGAATTGGAACTCACAGTCTTATTTGAACAAACAGTTGTTGAAAAAGCTGAACCTTCATCTTCTTCAGTTCAGCAATCGACATCCATCATAAGCCTTGCCTTCGAATCATCAGAGTCCGATGACAGTGCAGATACTGAGGTCCCAGTAGTTGCCAATGAAGTGAACAAATTTTTTAGTTCCAAAGTACTTTCTGAATGTTCAAACCCCCTCACTTGGTGGAAAGAGCAACACGCTAATTATCCAAACTTGAGCAAGCTTGTTGACAAATATATGTGTGTAACAGCAACATCAACCCCAAGTGAGCGATTATTTTCTGCAGCTGGAAACACTGCCACTGAGCTCAGATTAAGCCTCACCGGATCACATGTGGAAGctcttgtatttttaaaatgcaattctgacatatga